A segment of the Flavobacteriales bacterium genome:
ATTACTGTTTGTGGAAAAACAGGTACAGCACAAAATGTCAATAAAGATAAAGATCATTCAATTTTTATAGCCTTTGCCCCCAGAGAAAATCCCAAAATTGCCATTGCAGTATATGTAGAAAATGCAGGATGGGGGTCTTCTTATGGTGTGCCTATTGCCAGTCTCATTATGGAACGCTATCTAAAAGGGCATATCGTAAGGCAAGAATTATCACAAAAGATGATCAATACTAATCTTCTAGAAACTGAAAGCGATGAGGAAAGCTAATACCATTTTAGAAGTTGATTGGCTTATAATTATGCTCTATCTTATTCTGTGTATCATAGGATGGGTGAGTATCTATTCGGCAAACTATGACGAACAATTTGTTTCTATATTTGACAGCAGTCAAGAACATGGAAAACAAATCATTTGGATAGGATCATCTTTGCTAATTGGACTTTTTATTCTTTTTACTTCTTCAAGATTATACACCTACTATTCAATCTATTTTTACTTAGTCTCCATGTTGCTCTTGGTGCTCGTTCTTTTTATCGGAAAAGAAGTAGGAGGAGGAAAATCATGGTTTGGAATAGGATCCTACAGTATACAACCCGCAGAATTTGCAAAATTCTCTACCCTACTCATACTAGGAACCTTACTTTCTAGTCCGCAAACAGATTTAAGAGATTTCAGGTCTCAACTAGTCACCTTTGCCGTTTTGGCAATCCCCATGTTTTTAATTCTCCTTCAGCCCGATGCAGGTTCCGCATTAGTTTATTCATCTTTGATTCTTGTGCTGTATCGTGAAGGTTTACCGGGTTATTATCTTTGGGGAATCATTTCAGCTATTTTACTTTTTCTTATTTCCTTACTCATTCCGCTTTGGTTAACCTTATTACTGGTCGTACTTATTATTCTGATTTCTTATGTTCTCCAAAAACCCAGAATCAGACGGAAATATCTTTTACATTTTGTTTTAGTGGGTATTGTTAGCATTATTTATTCTATCGGTGTGGGATTTATCTACAATAATGTCTTTAAATCACATCATAGAAACCGAATTGATATTATTCTCGGAAAAATAGAAGATAGTAGTGACAAAGGTTATAACCTGTTGCAATCAAAAATAGCTATTGGCTCTGGAGGAGTTGTAGGACAAGGATTTTTAGAAGGAACGCAAACACGCTACAATTTTGTACCAGAACAAAGTACTGATTTTATTTTTTGTACCATAGGAGAAGAATGGGGACTTCTTGGAAGCCTTGTGCTTATGGTCATATTTCTTGGACTCATTTATCGAATCATTCTTCTTTCCGAAAGACAAAAATCTGCCTTTACAAGAGTATATGGATATGGAGTAGCCAGTATTCTTTTCTTCCACTTTTTTGTAAATATCGGGATGACCATCGGTGTAGTTCCCGTTATTGGAATTCCCTTGCCCTATGTGAGCTACGGAGGATCTTCACTTTGGGGCTTTACGATTCTTCTTTTTATCTTTTTGAGACTAGCGTCTGAACGGAAGGAGATTTTATAGAAATAAAACCTCAACAAAAGAACACACTGTCCACCCAGCTAAATCAAACTTCTATCGAAATATTACAAAGATTTAGCTTAAAAAAAAGATAATTCAATACCTTTACCATAAGTTTTTATTGTAAAAATCAAAAAACATCACTTAGCGGTATTAGACATCAATGAATAAGTTAATTAAGGGCGACAAAAGCGTATGGATTTCTGTCTTGTTTCTCGTTGCCTATTCATCACTTTTGGTTTATAGTTCTAGTAGTAATCTTGCCTACCAATATCATGGAGGAAGTAGTTTGCCTATTGGTTTAAAACACGTAGCCCATATTCTCATGGGGTTTACGCTTATTATTTTAGTTTCTAATATTCCTTTTCGCTTTTTTTATAACACCTCTATCTTAGTATATATTGCCGCCATTGTACTCATTTTTATTGCACTCACACGTGGAACCACCATTGGTGGAGCAAGTGCAGAACGATGGGTGCGGATATTCGGATTTTCTTTTCAACCCTCCGAACTAGCGAAAGTGTCTATTATTCTGCTTCTTTCGCGTCAACTAGTAAAACATCAAGATAAATTACAGAGCTTTAAGAAATCATTTCTTTACGTTCTTGCTCCTATTTTACTATTATTTGCCTTTGTTTTTAAATCAAGTTTATCCTCAGCAACATTTATCTTTTTTATTAGCTTTGTACTGCTATATATCGGAAATTATTCTACCAAAAACCTACTCAAAATGGCGGGTTCTGGAATCTTAATTATGGTCTTAGTAATCTCTATTTTTAAGTTTTTTCCTAGCGTAGCCAATAGATTTGACACTTGGGAAGCCCGTATAGAACGATTTATTGGAGAAGAACAACACGACCCCGACGGAAATTACCAATCTGATCATGCAAAAATGGCAATTGTACGTGGTCATTATACAGGAGTAGGACCTGGAAAAAGTGTTCATAAATATTTCCTTCCTCAATCAAACTCCGATTTTGTTTATGCCATCATTGGTGAAGAATATGGTTATGGAGGAATGATTTTCCCCATAATTGTTTACCTCTTTTTGGTCTTTAGATTTCTCACCATTGCCAACCATGCCCTTAATGATTTTGGGAGACTTCTGGTGGTAGGATTAGGCTTTAGTATCTTACTACAAGCTTTTATAAACATGGGAGTAGCCGTTGGATTACTTCCAGTTACGGGGCAAACACTTCCTCTTATTAGTGCGGGTGGGTCTTCTATTTGGATGACTTGTATTGCGATAGGGGTTATTCTTTCGGTGTCACACTCCAGTATTTTAGCAAAAAAAGAACTAGAAGAAGAACTCTTAGAAAGAGCAAAAAGCACCTTAGAAATTTCGAGATCTATGGCAATGGCAGAAGGAAGAGTTTTTGACGAAAAAGCATACCTAAAAGAAGAAGTGAAAAGACTAAAAAGTGAGTACAAAAATCAACAAGAATACTAAGCAAAATCATTTTATCCTAAGTGGTGGAGGAACTGGCGGACATATTTACCCAGCCTTAGCAATTGCTGAAGCTCTAGAAGCATACCCAAATACTTCCGTGAGCTTTGTGGGAGCTTTGGGTAAAATGGAAATGGAAAAAATTCCACAAGCTGGTTACAAAATCTTAGGATTACCCATACGAGGTTTACAAAGAGGAAAAATATGGGCAAATCTTTCTTTGCCTTTTAGGATTATAACGAGTCTTACCAAAAGCTATTTTCACCTCAAAAAAGTACAGCCAAAAGCCGTAATAGGAACAGGTGGATACGCTAGTGCTCCTATAGCCTTGGTAGCATCTTGGTTAAAAATACCTGTGTATTTGCAAGAGCAAAACTCTTTCCCAGGCTTAGTGAACCGAAAAATGGCAAAATATGCCCAAAAAGTCTTTGTGGCTTATCCCAATATGGATCGATTTTTCCCAGAAAACAAAATCATTTATTCAGGAAATCCCATCCGAAAAAACATTCTTGAAAAACTTCAAGTAAAAACAGAAAATCAGACCTCTACACCCAAATTACTCATTTTGGGCGGAAGCCTAGGAGCACGTTCCATCAATGATTTTTTTATTCAGCACATAGAAACATTGGCAAAAGAATCCATTGAGATTCAATGGCAGTGCGGAAAACTGTATGAAAAACAGTGCAAAGATGCTTGGGAAAAAGCAGGAAGACCAGAAAACATCCATATACAAGCATTTATTCAAAATATGGCTGAAGCTTATGCACAAGCACATCTAGTACTTTGCCGAGCAGGTGCACTTACTGTTTCTGAGATTGCTTTGATGCAAAAACCCGCTATTTTTGTGCCTTCGCCAAATGTTACAGACAATCATCAATACAAAAATGCTTTGGCTTTAGCCGAAAAAAATGCCGCACTTCTTTGGGAAGAAAAACAGCTAAAAGAAGAGCATAGCTTACAATATCTGCTCACCACTCTTGAAGATCAAGAACTACAAGGAAAATTGAAATCAGAAATTGTACAATTCTCAAAATCAAAAGCTTCAGAAGAAATTGCTAAACAGATTCTCCAAAAATGAAATTAACTCAGTATCAACATATATACTTTTTAGGAATAGGAGGAATTGGGATGAGTGCCTTAGCTCGTTACTTTAGGGCAAATGGGCAAACCGTTTCTGGATATGATAAAACACCCACTCCACTTTGCAAAAAGCTGGAAAATGAAGGAGTTACAATTTGTTATCAGGATGATATTTCACAGATCCCTCTGGGAATAAACACAGAAAACACATTAGTTATTTTCACCCCAGCCATTCCAGATGATTTAAAGATTAAACAACATTTGCAAAAGCAAGCATTTCGCCTCTTTAAAAGAGCCGAAATTTTAGGAATGATCTCTAAAACAAAAAAGTGTTTGGCAGTAGCGGGTACACATGGAAAAACCAGTACTTCTGCAATTTTGGGGCATATTATGGCAAATTCTTCTTTGGGATGCACGGCTTTCATTGGAGGAATCCTCAATAATTATCAATCTAATCTTATTCTCCAGCCAGAATCTGATTATATGGTTGTAGAGGCCGATGAATTTGACCGTTCTTTTATGCATCTTGAGGTAAAAAGCACGGCACTGACTTCTATTGATGCCGATCATCTTGATATTTATGGCAATCATCAAGAAATGCAAAAAACCTTTGAGAATTATCTTCAAAATGTGAGAGAATA
Coding sequences within it:
- the rodA gene encoding rod shape-determining protein RodA, with protein sequence MRKANTILEVDWLIIMLYLILCIIGWVSIYSANYDEQFVSIFDSSQEHGKQIIWIGSSLLIGLFILFTSSRLYTYYSIYFYLVSMLLLVLVLFIGKEVGGGKSWFGIGSYSIQPAEFAKFSTLLILGTLLSSPQTDLRDFRSQLVTFAVLAIPMFLILLQPDAGSALVYSSLILVLYREGLPGYYLWGIISAILLFLISLLIPLWLTLLLVVLIILISYVLQKPRIRRKYLLHFVLVGIVSIIYSIGVGFIYNNVFKSHHRNRIDIILGKIEDSSDKGYNLLQSKIAIGSGGVVGQGFLEGTQTRYNFVPEQSTDFIFCTIGEEWGLLGSLVLMVIFLGLIYRIILLSERQKSAFTRVYGYGVASILFFHFFVNIGMTIGVVPVIGIPLPYVSYGGSSLWGFTILLFIFLRLASERKEIL
- a CDS encoding FtsW/RodA/SpoVE family cell cycle protein; translated protein: MNKLIKGDKSVWISVLFLVAYSSLLVYSSSSNLAYQYHGGSSLPIGLKHVAHILMGFTLIILVSNIPFRFFYNTSILVYIAAIVLIFIALTRGTTIGGASAERWVRIFGFSFQPSELAKVSIILLLSRQLVKHQDKLQSFKKSFLYVLAPILLLFAFVFKSSLSSATFIFFISFVLLYIGNYSTKNLLKMAGSGILIMVLVISIFKFFPSVANRFDTWEARIERFIGEEQHDPDGNYQSDHAKMAIVRGHYTGVGPGKSVHKYFLPQSNSDFVYAIIGEEYGYGGMIFPIIVYLFLVFRFLTIANHALNDFGRLLVVGLGFSILLQAFINMGVAVGLLPVTGQTLPLISAGGSSIWMTCIAIGVILSVSHSSILAKKELEEELLERAKSTLEISRSMAMAEGRVFDEKAYLKEEVKRLKSEYKNQQEY
- the murG gene encoding undecaprenyldiphospho-muramoylpentapeptide beta-N-acetylglucosaminyltransferase; this translates as MSTKINKNTKQNHFILSGGGTGGHIYPALAIAEALEAYPNTSVSFVGALGKMEMEKIPQAGYKILGLPIRGLQRGKIWANLSLPFRIITSLTKSYFHLKKVQPKAVIGTGGYASAPIALVASWLKIPVYLQEQNSFPGLVNRKMAKYAQKVFVAYPNMDRFFPENKIIYSGNPIRKNILEKLQVKTENQTSTPKLLILGGSLGARSINDFFIQHIETLAKESIEIQWQCGKLYEKQCKDAWEKAGRPENIHIQAFIQNMAEAYAQAHLVLCRAGALTVSEIALMQKPAIFVPSPNVTDNHQYKNALALAEKNAALLWEEKQLKEEHSLQYLLTTLEDQELQGKLKSEIVQFSKSKASEEIAKQILQK